Proteins from a genomic interval of Colias croceus chromosome 2, ilColCroc2.1:
- the LOC123704153 gene encoding uncharacterized protein LOC123704153, which translates to MRYLHINRPHCAGASVSDGYGRRHHTKMKQIVLLAVLAVAHAQFPNGRVLEPPQPSQCVQRTIHERYSDNKGYYFSWRDPAQRGTEVDWLTARNFCRQRCMDLVSLETSDENEWIKARIVQDKVKYIWTSGRLCDFKGCNRPDLLPNEINGWFWTAELQKLAPTTNRQQNDWSEGGGIGKPQPDNRELIQGGAAEHCIAILNNFYNDGVHWHDVACHHVKPFVCEENDALLKYVRYTNPNLRV; encoded by the exons ATGCGTTACCTCCATATAAATCGGCCGCACTGCGCCGGCGCATCAGTTAGTGACGGATACGGACGCAGACATCACACG aaaaTGAAGCAAATAGTCCTTTTAGCAGTATTGGCAGTTGCGCACGCGCAATTCCCAAATGGGCGCGTTTTAGAGCCACCTCAACCATCTCAATGTGTGCAGAGAACGATTCATGAGAGATATTCAGACA ATAAAGGTTACTACTTCTCCTGGAGGGACCCCGCGCAGCGTGGTACGGAGGTAGACTGGCTGACAGCCAGAAACTTCTGCAGACAACGTTGCATGGACCTCGTGTCTTTGGAGACGAGTGATGAAAACGAATGGATTAAAGCCCGCATCGTCCAGGATAAG GTTAAGTACATCTGGACGTCCGGTCGTCTCTGCGACTTCAAGGGTTGTAATCGTCCTGATTTACTTCCTAACGAAATCAACGGATGGTTCTGGACCGCTGAGCTGCAAAAGCTTGCTCCCACTACGAACCGCCAACAAAACGACTGGTCAGAGGGTGGTGGCATCGGCAAACCTCAACCAGACAATAGA gaACTCATCCAAGGCGGCGCAGCAGAACACTGTATTGCCATCCTTAACAACTTCTACAACGACGGTGTCCATTGGCACGACGTAGCTTGCCATCATGTCAAACCGTTTGTCTGCGAAGAAAATGATGCCCTACTCAAATACGTTAGATACACAAATCCCAATTTACGAGTTTAA